ATGGAGGTGGCGACCGTGCGGAATCAAATATTCCGTGGTCTCGCCTTCATCGCCCTGGACAAAGATCTGCTGCTGACCCCTGACAGTCTTGCCGAATTCGACATTACCGTCAACCTCGGAAATAACGGCCGGATCATGCGGTTTGCGAGCCTCGAACAGCTCGGCAACGCGCGGTAAACCGCCGGTAATATCGCGGGTTTTTGAAATCTGACGCGGAATCTTGACCAGGAATTCGCCGGCATCAGCCGCCTGTCCCGCCTGAACAAGCAGGTGCGCCCCGGTCGGAATACGGTAACTGCCAAGCTCTTTGCCCTTGGGATTCTGGATGATAATGGTCGGGAAAAGAGCCTTTTCACGTTCTTCAACAATAATCGGCTGAATCAAACCGGTGGTTTCATCGAGTTCCTCTCGGAGAGAAACATCGGGGATGATATCTTTGAAGACAATTTTACCGCCAAATTCTGAGACGATGGTGTTGGAATAAGGATCCCATTCGAAAATTGTGTCACCTTTCGTGATTGCGGCATCTTCTTTAACCACAAGGACCGAACCATAAGGGATTTTCATCCGGGAACGGACCCGCCCACGATCGTCGATAACATGAATCTCACCTTCTCGGCCCGTAACAATGCGGGTTTCATCGGGACGACTGATGGTCTTGACATTAATATAGACCACCTTGCCGTTATATTTCGACTCAACTTTCGATTGCTCCGCAATACGGGCGGCGGCACCACCGATATGGAAAGTTCGCAGGGTCAGCTGAGTGCCCGGCTCGCCGATCGACTGGGCGGCAATAACACCTACAGCCTCACCGATATCAACCAATCTCATGGACGAAAGATTACGGCCGTAGCAGTCGCGACAAACACCGCGCGGTGATTCGCAGGTCAAAACCGAACGGATTCGAACCGAATCAATACCGGCATCCTCGATAGCCACGGAATGATCTTCCCGGATCTCCTGACCGGCTTCGACAATAATTTCATCGGTAATTGGATCAAAGACATCTTCCAGGGCAACACGGCCGAGAATACGGTCGCGAAGCGATTCGATTACTTCTTCACCCTCTTTAAGGGCATAGGTATTCAGCCCCAGAATGGTATTGCAATTATCTTCGGTAATAATCACATCCTGGGCGACATCGACCAGACGGCGGGTCAGATAACCGGCGTCGGCCGTCTTCAAGGCAGTATCAGCCAGACCTTTTCGGGCTCCATGAGTGGAAATGAAGTACTCCATCACCGAGAGACCTTCGCGGAAGTTTGAAATAATCGGCGACTCAATAATTTCGCCGACGCCGCCGGTGATTTTCTTCTGCGGTTTTGCCATCAAACCGCGCATTCCGGCCAACTGACGGATCTGCTCCTTGGAACCACGGGCGCCGGAATCAGCCATCATGTAAATCGGGTTGAAGCCCTGGCGATCCCGGGCCAGATTCTCAAACATAACCTGGGCCACCTCTGAGGTTGTCTTGGTCCAGACGTCGATTACCTGATTATATCGTTCACCGTTAGTAATGACACCGCGCTCATATCGTTTAGTAATTTTGGCAACCTGCTTCTTGGCTTCTTCAATTAAACCGGCCTTTTCTTCCGGGATAAGCATATCGTCAATTGATATGGTAATCCCGGCCAGGGTGGCATATTCAAAACCGAGCTTTTTTAACTTATCAAGAAATTCGACGGTTCGAGCGTTACCGACCTGGCGGTAACAGTCAAGCACCAACTGTTCCATTTTTGCCTTGGCGGCCACCTCGTTAAAGAACGGCATTTCCTTGGGCATAATCTGATTAAAAATCACTCTTCCGGGCGATGTTTCTACCAAACTGCCATTCATCCTGATCTTAACCTGGGCGTGCAGCTCGACCTGGTCGCCGGCATACGCCGCCAGCGCTTCATCGGTGTCGTAAAAGGCCATGCCTTCACCCTTGGCTCCGGACCTGGTTTTGGTCAGGTAATAGCAGCCGATAACCATATCCTGCGACGGCACCGCGACCGGGCGGCCGGAGGACGGCAGCAGAAGATTATTGGAGGCCAGCATCAGCATGCGGGCCTCAAGCTGGGCCTCGAAGGACAGCGGAATATGAACCGCCATCTGGTCGCCGTCGAAGTCGGCATTGAAAGCCGCGCAGACGAGCGGATGCAGACGTATGGCTTTGCCCTCGACAAGAACCGGGTAGAAGGCCTGGATGCCCAGACGATGCAGAGTCGGGGCGCGGTTCAGCAGAATGGGATGGTCCTCGATGATTTCTTCGAGAATATCCCAGACCTCGGGGCGTTCTCTTTCGACCAGCTTTTTAGCGGACTTGACGGTTTGAACATAGCCTTTCTCCTCAAGCTTCATGATGATGAAGGGCTTGAACAGTTCCAGGGCCATGTTTTTCGGCAGACCGCATTGATATAGTTTTAATTCGGGACCAACCACAATAACCGAGCGGCCCGAATAATCGACACGCTTGCCGAGCAGATTCTGGCGGAAGCGTCCCTGTTTGCCTTTCAGAAGATCGGACAGTGACTTGAGGGGCCGCTTGGAATCGCCGCGAACGGAATGGGTCCGGCGGCCGTTATCGAAGAGAGCGTCAACCGCTTCCTGTAACATTCTTTTCTCATTGCGCAGAATGACATCCGGCGCCTGAATATCCATAAGTTTTTTCAACCGGTTGTTGCGGTTGATGACACGGCGATAAAGGTCATTCAGGTCGGACGTGGCAAAGCGGCCGCCTTCAAGAGGCACCAGCGGGCGAAGATCGGGCGGGATAACCGGAATCGTACTCATCACCATCCATTCAGGATGGTTGGTCGACTGCCGGAAGGCCTCGATAATCTTCAGCCGTTTCAAAGCATCTTTCTGTCTCTGGACAGAGGTTTCGACCTTGACCTGGGTGCGAAGATCGATGGCAAGCTGCTCGATATCCATCCGGGAAAGCAATTCGCGAACGGCATCGGCACCCATCCGGGCATCAAACTCTTTGCCGCTTTCTTCCAGTTCAAGATATTCCTCTTCGGTAATGATATCCCGCTCCTGATAGGAAGTGTTACCGGGATCGATCATTATATAAGATTCGTAGTAGATGATTTTTTCCAGCTCGCGGACAGACAGATCCAGCAGATAACCTATACGTGACGGAAGTGATTTCACAAACCAGATATGAGTGACGGGCACGGCCAGTTCGATATGCCCCATTCTTTCGCGCCGCACCTTGGATAATGTCACCTCTACTCCGCAGCGGTCGCAGACAATACCGCGGAAGCGAATCCTTTTGTACTTGCCACAGTTACATTCCCAATCCTTAACGGGCCCGAAGATTCTCTCGCAAAAGAGCCCGTCCCGTTCCGGCTTGAACGACCGGTAATTGATAGTCTCAGGTTTGGTAACTTCACCAAAGGACCATGAAAGGATGGTCTCGGGGGAAGCCAACTGAACCTGAATCGCAGAAAAATCCGACGGCTTTTTCTGCTGAACTCTCGGGATGTTTGAAGGCAGGTTAACCACTGTTTAACTCCTTTTATCTCATTGCCGGTCAACGGCATCTGTTTTCAATAAAATCATCAAAATCTATAAAAAACTACTTCTCAATAAGTCTGACATCCAGACCGAGTCCCTGCAATTCCTTGACAAGGACATTAAACGATTCGGGGATGCCCGGTTCGGGCGGGTTTTCACCCTTCACAATGGCCTCATAAACCTTGCTTCGGCCGGTCACATCATCTGATTTTACTGTCAGAAGTTCCTGCAGGGTGTAGGCGGCACCGTATGCCTCCATGGCCCAGACTTCCATTTCACCGAACCGCTGGCCGCCGAATTGAGCCTTGCCGCCCAGAGGCTGTTGTGTAACAAGGCTGTAGGGGCCGATTGAGCGGGCATGGATTTTGTCGTCAACCAGATGTGACAGTTTCATCATATAAATGATGCCGACGGTAATCTCGCTGGCGAATGACACGCCCGTATAACCGTCGTACATCTTAACCTTGCCGCTGACCGGAAGACCGGATTTCTCAAGCATTTCCTTGATCTGATCATGACTGGCGCCGTCGAAAACCGGCGTGGCCACTTTGATGTTGAGCTTGCTGGCGGCCCATCCCAGGTGAGTTTCGAGCACCTGGCCCACGTTCATACGCGACGGCACGCCGAGCGGATTCAACAAAATGTCAACCGGAGTTCCATCTTCAAGATACGGCATGTCCTCGACCGGGACAATCTTGGACACAACGCCTTTATTACCATGGCGTCCCGCCATTTTATCACCGACCGACAGCTTGCGCCGAATAGCAACTTTGACCTTGACCAGCTGCCTGACTCCGGGAGGCAGTTCGGCGCCGCGGACAATCTTATCGATTTCAACGGCCATCTCATCTTCCTTGACGGCAATCAGCCTGGCCGCTTCTTCAAGAACCTTGTCCGCCTTCTTGCTGATATTGGCATTACTGCCGTATCCGTCCGGAGCAAAGGCCGAATCGAAATCGAATTTCAGCAAAAATTCTTCATCATATTTATGGCCGGCACGAACTATTACGGAATTATCGATTTTGGACCGGACCGTATTACTGGATTCGCCGCTGAGAATCTCGGCTATCCGTTTATTGCGATGCTCGATAATGCCGTTCTTAATTTTGCCAAAGCGCCGTTTAATCTGAGCAATATCATTTTTTTCGGCTTTCTTGGCATCTTCGGTTCTTTCTTTTCTGGAAAAAACCTTGGTATCGATGACAATACCCTTCATGCCGGGCGGCGCTTTCAACGAAGCGTCCTTCACGTCACCGGCTTTTTCGCCAAAGATGGCGCGAAGCAGTCTTTCCTCGGGCGACAGTTCGGTTTCACCCTTGGGGGTCACTTTTCCGACCAGAATATCACCTGCCTCGATTTCGGCACCGACACGGACAATACCGCGTTCATCCATATTCAGCAGGGCTTCTTCAGACACATTGGGAATTTCCCGCGTGATTTCTTCGGCGCCGCGCTTGGTGTCGCGGACCTGCAATTCGAATTCCTCGATATGAATCGACGAGAAGACATCGTCACGGATTAATTTTTCCGAAATAATAATAGCGTCTTCATAGTTGTACCCGCGCCACGGCATAAAGCCGACCAGAACGTTATACCCAAGGGCCAGTTCGCCGGCATCGGTGGCCGGGCCATCGGCAATTACCTGACCTTTTTCAACATGGTCGCCCTCTTCGACAATCGGCTTATAGCTGATGCAGGTATCCTGGTTGGAGCGACGGAATTTAGTCAGAGGATATTCATCGTCCTCGAAGTATCCCAACTCGCTCTCTTTCGGTTTAACGTCGGGCTTGATGATAATTTTGCTTGCCGCCGCATAGATAACGGTCCCGGGCTGGCGGGCGACAACAGCCGCCCCGGAATCGACGGCCACTTTATGCTCCATGCCGGTACCGACCACGGGTGACTGTGTAACCAGAAGCGGAACGGCCTGGCGCTGCATGTTTGAACCCATAAGGGCACGGTTGGCATCATCGTGATCGAGGAAAGGAATCATCGAGGCGGCCACCGAAACCAACTGCCTCGGAGACACTTCCATATAGTTGATTTTGTCCGGCGCAACGATAGGATAATCGGTCCGGGCGCGCGCCCTGATAGTCTCATTAATGAGCTTGCCGTTCTTGTCGTTCTTCTCGTCGGACTGGGCAATAATATACCGGTCTTCTTCATCGGCACTGAGATATGAGATTTCTTCAGTTACCCGCCCGTTGACAACTTTGCGATACGGTGTTTCCAGGAATCCGTATTTATTAATTCTGGCGAAAGTGGCCATCGAGGCAATCAAACCAATGTTGGGACCTTCAGGAGTTTCAATAGGACAAATACGGCCGTAG
This window of the candidate division Zixibacteria bacterium HGW-Zixibacteria-1 genome carries:
- the rpoC gene encoding DNA-directed RNA polymerase subunit beta', with translation MPSNIPRVQQKKPSDFSAIQVQLASPETILSWSFGEVTKPETINYRSFKPERDGLFCERIFGPVKDWECNCGKYKRIRFRGIVCDRCGVEVTLSKVRRERMGHIELAVPVTHIWFVKSLPSRIGYLLDLSVRELEKIIYYESYIMIDPGNTSYQERDIITEEEYLELEESGKEFDARMGADAVRELLSRMDIEQLAIDLRTQVKVETSVQRQKDALKRLKIIEAFRQSTNHPEWMVMSTIPVIPPDLRPLVPLEGGRFATSDLNDLYRRVINRNNRLKKLMDIQAPDVILRNEKRMLQEAVDALFDNGRRTHSVRGDSKRPLKSLSDLLKGKQGRFRQNLLGKRVDYSGRSVIVVGPELKLYQCGLPKNMALELFKPFIIMKLEEKGYVQTVKSAKKLVERERPEVWDILEEIIEDHPILLNRAPTLHRLGIQAFYPVLVEGKAIRLHPLVCAAFNADFDGDQMAVHIPLSFEAQLEARMLMLASNNLLLPSSGRPVAVPSQDMVIGCYYLTKTRSGAKGEGMAFYDTDEALAAYAGDQVELHAQVKIRMNGSLVETSPGRVIFNQIMPKEMPFFNEVAAKAKMEQLVLDCYRQVGNARTVEFLDKLKKLGFEYATLAGITISIDDMLIPEEKAGLIEEAKKQVAKITKRYERGVITNGERYNQVIDVWTKTTSEVAQVMFENLARDRQGFNPIYMMADSGARGSKEQIRQLAGMRGLMAKPQKKITGGVGEIIESPIISNFREGLSVMEYFISTHGARKGLADTALKTADAGYLTRRLVDVAQDVIITEDNCNTILGLNTYALKEGEEVIESLRDRILGRVALEDVFDPITDEIIVEAGQEIREDHSVAIEDAGIDSVRIRSVLTCESPRGVCRDCYGRNLSSMRLVDIGEAVGVIAAQSIGEPGTQLTLRTFHIGGAAARIAEQSKVESKYNGKVVYINVKTISRPDETRIVTGREGEIHVIDDRGRVRSRMKIPYGSVLVVKEDAAITKGDTIFEWDPYSNTIVSEFGGKIVFKDIIPDVSLREELDETTGLIQPIIVEEREKALFPTIIIQNPKGKELGSYRIPTGAHLLVQAGQAADAGEFLVKIPRQISKTRDITGGLPRVAELFEARKPHDPAVISEVDGNVEFGKTVRGQQQIFVQGDEGETTEYLIPHGRHLHVHDGDRVMAGDSLCEGSIDPHDILKVSGVNRVQEYLVNEIQEVYRLQGVKINDKHIEVIVRQMLQKVRVEHPGDTNFLEREQVDRLKFASENDRVIAEGGEPATFEPLLLGITKASLSTESFISAASFQETTKVLTEAAINGKIDHLRGLKENVIIGHLIPAGTGVEIYHGVTVLTEDEENHGGDSDESVANIFQENA
- the rpoB gene encoding DNA-directed RNA polymerase subunit beta, with protein sequence MARKKTVERLSYQTIPEAAEMPNLLEVLLDSYNSFLQTEVRPDKRINYGLQQIFTEIFPISDINENYSLEFVRYTLGTPRYSVDECRERNMTFAAPLRATLRLISYQTEGEQKEVKEIIEQDVYLGELPLITQWGTFVINGAERVIVSQLHRSPGVFFDEQVHPNGKLLYSARIIPYRGSWLEFIIDVNDVMHVHIDSRRKLTVTTLLRAISYSTDEELIKAFYKVEAFDLSSIKEEEIDEYVAAESVVDKETGEVAVSAGDALTVKLLDALKELKIKKLKMVRKENPRDALVIINTIRKDPAKSREEALAKIYSLLRPGEPPTMEMAEALLEKLFFNTKRYDLGEVGRYMINQRLSLDIPLDKTILDLKDFASIIVYLIGLRNGIGFVDDIDHLGNRRARTVGELLSNLFSVGLSRVAKSIRERLSLKDSDPITPQLLVNARTVSAVIDTFFGSSQLSQFMDQTNPLAELTHKRRLSALGPGGLTRERAGFEVRDVHHTHYGRICPIETPEGPNIGLIASMATFARINKYGFLETPYRKVVNGRVTEEISYLSADEEDRYIIAQSDEKNDKNGKLINETIRARARTDYPIVAPDKINYMEVSPRQLVSVAASMIPFLDHDDANRALMGSNMQRQAVPLLVTQSPVVGTGMEHKVAVDSGAAVVARQPGTVIYAAASKIIIKPDVKPKESELGYFEDDEYPLTKFRRSNQDTCISYKPIVEEGDHVEKGQVIADGPATDAGELALGYNVLVGFMPWRGYNYEDAIIISEKLIRDDVFSSIHIEEFELQVRDTKRGAEEITREIPNVSEEALLNMDERGIVRVGAEIEAGDILVGKVTPKGETELSPEERLLRAIFGEKAGDVKDASLKAPPGMKGIVIDTKVFSRKERTEDAKKAEKNDIAQIKRRFGKIKNGIIEHRNKRIAEILSGESSNTVRSKIDNSVIVRAGHKYDEEFLLKFDFDSAFAPDGYGSNANISKKADKVLEEAARLIAVKEDEMAVEIDKIVRGAELPPGVRQLVKVKVAIRRKLSVGDKMAGRHGNKGVVSKIVPVEDMPYLEDGTPVDILLNPLGVPSRMNVGQVLETHLGWAASKLNIKVATPVFDGASHDQIKEMLEKSGLPVSGKVKMYDGYTGVSFASEITVGIIYMMKLSHLVDDKIHARSIGPYSLVTQQPLGGKAQFGGQRFGEMEVWAMEAYGAAYTLQELLTVKSDDVTGRSKVYEAIVKGENPPEPGIPESFNVLVKELQGLGLDVRLIEK